In Halobacteriovorax sp. HLS, one DNA window encodes the following:
- a CDS encoding nitronate monooxygenase family protein, whose amino-acid sequence MITPFKDKTITDLFNIKYPIIQAGMVYVSGAKLAAAAANAGCLGIIGAGSMRPDVLEQHLIKLKKLTSGSVAVNIPLLYKYSEEHIRISLEHGIKIFFTSAGSPKKYTSYLKERGCIVVHVTSSPELAIKCEQAGVDAIVAEGFEAGGHNGRDEITTMSLIPQVVKAVGIPVIAAGGISSGASIAACIALGAHGVQIGTRFVCTQESSAHKNFQEAIINSKSGDTLLSMKSLVPVRLLKNSFFERVQELESSCASKSELQELLGTGRARKGMLEGDLIEGELEIGQVSALIEDSPTVAELVDRLIIEYKESIKKL is encoded by the coding sequence GTGATTACACCGTTTAAAGATAAAACAATAACAGATCTATTTAATATTAAATATCCAATTATTCAGGCCGGTATGGTTTACGTATCAGGAGCAAAACTGGCGGCCGCTGCTGCCAATGCTGGATGCTTAGGAATTATTGGAGCAGGGAGTATGCGGCCCGATGTATTAGAGCAACATCTGATAAAACTTAAGAAACTTACCAGTGGCTCCGTTGCCGTAAATATACCTCTTCTCTATAAATATAGTGAAGAGCATATTAGAATTTCGCTGGAACATGGAATAAAGATTTTCTTCACAAGTGCAGGTAGCCCAAAAAAGTATACGAGCTATCTCAAAGAAAGAGGATGTATAGTTGTTCATGTAACCAGCTCACCTGAACTTGCGATCAAATGTGAGCAGGCCGGTGTTGACGCTATTGTTGCCGAAGGATTTGAGGCCGGAGGTCACAATGGAAGGGATGAAATTACGACCATGAGTCTCATCCCCCAAGTAGTTAAAGCAGTAGGAATACCAGTTATTGCGGCCGGTGGAATTTCATCTGGAGCCTCTATTGCAGCATGTATTGCTCTTGGAGCTCATGGTGTTCAAATTGGAACTCGCTTTGTGTGCACCCAAGAATCCTCAGCTCATAAGAATTTTCAAGAAGCAATTATTAACTCTAAAAGTGGCGACACTTTATTGTCTATGAAATCCCTCGTTCCAGTTAGACTTTTAAAGAACTCCTTTTTTGAGAGAGTTCAAGAACTTGAATCTAGTTGTGCTTCTAAATCAGAACTACAAGAGCTTCTTGGAACAGGCAGGGCCAGAAAAGGAATGCTTGAAGGCGATCTCATCGAAGGAGAACTTGAGATAGGACAAGTAAGTGCTCTTATTGAAGACTCTCCCACTGTAGCCGAACTAGTAGATAGACTTATTATTGAATATAAAGAGAGTATTAAAAAATTATGA